TTGTCTTCGGTGCTTTGGCTATTATTTGGTTAATCAAACGGAAACAAATAGCAGGTAATTTTGCTTACTTGTCCTGTTCACACACGAGAATCTTTACATTGCTTTTCCTTTGGTATGGTTCTATCAATGTCTTTTCTAGGATATGGGAACATACAACTTAGCAACTTGCTATCTCTTCTCACCCACCTTGAGAGTGTCATATTACATTCTCATCGATACTGCAATCAGGAATAAAGGAAGGTTGGTTTTAATCAACATTTTTCAATTCTAGTAATATGAGTTACGCAATGATCACAAGAAtatggagagaagaaagagacgGGGATCGCACAGTATTGTTGTATCAGCATCACAAAGAGAATGTGCATTTATTGAGTTTGACTTATCCACAATAAAgttgctaattttttttccttcaagagTAACAGTGCAATGCATGGGAAGGACTTATAAAAACCTGAGAGAGCAAGTTTCTCCGTAGAATTCTAATGGTCTCTCAAAGAAAGTTTGATCGTGCAATCTCGAAATTATCTATTTGTATTGAGTAAAGCAAAAGAATCTATATGTTAGCCTATCAAAGGCTGGTGACAGAATCTCTACCTAGATCTCTTGATTTTTGTCCTCTTCCCCATTAATACAAATCCTAAAACGGGATCAGAAGAACCTATTGTACGTTTTCTAATTGTTGAGGATGCAATTGGAGTTATTTGCCTTGAAAGTCCACTATCCAAAGTGGAAGTTGCACTACTCATGGGAACCTTTTTGCTACAGAATCTTCGGAGGGGACATTGAGGTTAAAGAATCGACCTTGTAATCATGGACAGCTTTCAAAAATCACTAGGAACTTTGGACATGTGATTGGTGAAGGTGGATTCGGCAAGGTATATCTCGGCACACTAGATAATGGCACCGTGGTTGCTGTGAAGATACTCTCTAAATTATCAAAGCAAGAGTACAAGGAATTCCAGGCCGAGGTTAGATAGGATGATGCAACTACTCTTCCTTTGAAAATCAACTTATGCAAATATTTGTTCATTAACTTCCTCTTAGACTATTGTCAGTATACATTATAATAATGCATACTTTGTGATGCCACAGGCACAACTCTTAGCAATTGTACACCACAGAAATTTGGTTTCTCTGTTTGGATATTGCGATGATTCCAAGCACATAGCATTAATATATGAATACATGGCTAATGGAAATTTAAGGCAACATTTATCAAGTGAGAATTTCTGTTGTGCTGCATTGGTTCTTTTGCAAAATAATTCTATAAGACTATCTTGTTTATATGGAACGTTAAGATGCATCCAACAGATGACCATTCGAAGGTCTTGATATGGAGTAAGAGACTACAAATAGATGTGGATGCAGCACAAGGTACTTGATAAGATATCCACAATCACTTGGTCTTTCACCATCATTGCTTTGGCATTCATGACATTGTTTTTGCGATAATTTCAGGTTTGGATTATTTGCATAATGGTTGCAAGCCACCCATCATCCATAGAGACTTGAAGACTTCAAACATCTTGTTGAATGAAGACTTCCGAGCCAAAATAGCTGATTTTGGCCTATCAAGAGCTTTTGCAGCTGAAAATGACTCTCATATGTCAACTCATCCTGCCGGCACTTTTGGCTACCTAGGCCCTGAGTAATAGCTAAAACTGAACATTATCGATCTGGTTTAGTTCATTATctttaattgcatagaaaaattGACATTGCCTAGGATTTATCTTTGATGGAAGATTCACAttattttttcctcctctcAGGTTTCAATCTTCTAGAAACTGTGACAAAAAgagtgatgtttatagtttcggAATTGTACTCTTCGAGTTAATCACGGGCCAACCTGCAGTAATGAGAAGCCAGGATGGCAGCGAACCCATGCACATACTTCAATGGCTAATTCCTATTGTTGAAAGTGGTGATATACGGAGGATGATGGATCCAAGGTTACAAGGAGAATTCAATACCAACTCGGCTTGGAAAGTGGTGGAGATTGCTATGTCTTGTACACAACGAAGGGCAATTGAGAGACCGGACATAAATCTGGTTTTGGCGGAGTTGAAGGAGTCTTTGGTGAGCAATTCAAGTGGTTCTTTTGAAGTGACCTCTTCGGAGATTTATTGTGACAGTGTCCCTATGGCAAGGTAGCATAAACTTTTCCAATACACTAAAGTTATCTTCTTTTTAGGTAGAAGGTTAACTTTTATCTGCAAATTTgtactattttcttttattaggtCATCcatttccccttttctttctgttATTGAATCTTCTGAACTCGGTATCTAATAATGATATACTTTCGTCcgctatttcttctctctccatttatAATGTCAGTTCATTGCATTCCTAATCCTATAAAATTAGGAATTCCATGTTGAGTTTTAAGGGGCAGgattgagaaaatatataatGAGGGACTAattatcttctttctttctggGTTAAGCTCAACATATATATGCATGGTTTTATCATTGGTGGTCCTAATGTAGCACTTCTCCCAAGCAACTTGGGATATACACACgagtatctttaaacaaattatgGACACAAAAGTTGAGCTTGACTTATGATAATGAATGCATTTGTAACGCATTTATGTCTAGATAAAAGGCAATCCTGATCTCATCTAATGCTTAGAATGCGGGATAGGCTTGCCATCTAGGAATCCCAATGCAACAACCAATACCATTGACTAGACAAGAGCTACGTGTCCAGAGAAGATGCATACCACCGGTATAACATTGCCTAATTCATCAAAAAAGGATTCACTGACATGCCACCAAATAACCCTATCTGCGACGATCAAAGGCGAAGTTCAAAAAAAGGGAGTGCTCATCCTAGCAATGGCAAGCAACCTCGAAAAAAGAACCTCTTGATGATCTTAGATGAATAGAAATTTGAGCATACCTCGACATAAGTTTGTGATGTCCCTTATGGGTATGGGGACTTTGATCAAGCACCACATGCACCAATAAAACCACAGAGTCAAAACACTTGTGACAGAGAAAGCGTGTCCTCACTCGAGTCCCTTATCGTTAAATCTCTAGTGACTTTGTTGGTCTACAATGAGAATTGACAAAAGCACTTCTGATCTCTGTTTTGTTTGGAAGATAAAGGGAGAGAATTTTGGCGAGCCGTTTATTCATCTattgcataagaaaaattaatagtCAACCCTAATccttaacaaaaattattaataatttatattgGCATATTAGGATTAGTTTTCATTAAGTCCATATAACTGCATTAAACCTAAGATGAACAGACTGGTTAGGAGGCTTTGGATCAAGCCCGTGGATGTGAGCAAATCGGCCAAACCCATTCTTCCCCTCAAATGGTCGAGATAGACATGTGCTTTGCGCCTGTGATACTTCAAATTAGGTGATATTGAGGCAAATTTGAGACGCAATATCATAAcaatattttgatcacatggctatttgaaaagaataaatataGAGAAAGAGCAAAGTTGATTCTCACTTatgaggaaaagaaggaaaatctaATAAAGAAGCAATTGAGTAGATTTGGCTAGCAtttaaagagaagagagaaaaaagatatTTGGGATCTTTGAAGTAGGCAATTAACCACTAACATGCATGGGTGATAGTTTTAAGTTTCATCTAAGTTCCAAAACCTCCTCATTGGAGCaggtttcttaatttttgaaacaggtttcttaatttttgaaacctaaaatCTATCCTATCACAGATTCTAGGATTTCACTTGTATTATTGATTGAATGATTATAATGAATCATCACCTCTAATGATCATTATTTGCTACAATCCACTTACctcaaataatatttagacacacGAAAAATATAGAACATTAACATAGTAAAAGTTGGATATCACTGAAAATGGAAGCTTTGACCGATGGTTTCACATTGCATATTCATCATTAAACGCTACGGAATAATGTAAGATTATGCAAAGacatggaacaaaaaaacacaaagatTTGTTTTAGATCCGGGTTCTACCTAGAACCTCAAACTCATCCGGCATAATAGATTTATCCTTTTTTGAAACATAGAATCTACTCTGCATATCTTATCCCCACTTAGATGAACGTAAGAGTGCTGCATAATTGAAGGAGAGGCTTTTATATATTATCACAATCGAGGAAATAAGAGGGAGAAAATATTTCAGTATAAGTGGATTAGTATATCTCTTGAATGTCAAAAACGAGAGAAAAGGAATACAAATAAGAAAGTCAAGAGAATTGATGGGGGTGGATTATTTTATAGGCTTCGTACATTGACGTCGACTatgcaaaatagaaaaaggacgGTGGGAAAAATTTCTGCAAGgcatatatttgatttttttggatactTTTATTTgacgaaaaatgaattatttgcaagtattttcttaaaaataattagttgTGCCGTATGAAATAAtgagtcaataattttttttcatattaataatttatatttaaatatttttgtgaataataagaatattttcaatttattcattattataaacaatacaaatgattatttttttgaaaatacacATTTCTGATTCTGCCCCCGAGAGACTTTTACTAGTTCCCAGCAGACGAAAGACACCGCCACTCCACAAATCTTCTCCAAGCCCTCACACTTGTACCGCCACTGTAGCTTCTCCCGAAGCTGCTGCCCACATCCGGTAGCATCCTTACTAGCAGCGATGATAATTTTCTTGCAAGCTTTTGGTGTTTCCCGTGAACACGAAGCCGCCTCTTGCCGGCAAATCCAAGCGAGTTCCCAGCTTTTCAGTGACCACCTCGACGCTCCGTAACCGACACCACCAGCTTCTTGCGGTGCCGCCACACTTCACCGTCGCGTAGCAGCTCTAGTGGCTGTCCAGCAAGATTCTGGAGCGCCCTGGCAACTCTGACGCCCTCCTGCACTCTTGTGGCgattgagattttcttttcgCAAGTTTTCCGGTCCCTGCTTGACACTATGGTGGCTTCCTAATCAACGCCGGGCCTCCAGCAACATTGTCAAGCAAAATCGTCAAACATCAACACCACGAGTTCTTGCATCCTTGCTCAGCGAAGCAACGAAGTCTTAACAAAATTATGGACACAAGACTTGAGCTAGACTTATGATAATGAATGCATTTATAACGCGTCTATATCCAGATAAAAGGCAATCCCGATCTCATTTAATTCTTAGAATGAGGGATAGGCCTGCCATCCAAGAATTCCAATGCAACAACGGTACGGTTGATTAGACGAGAGGTACGTGGCCAGAGAAGATGCGTAGCACTAGTATAACATTGCCTAATTCGTAACAAAAGGATCCACTTTTggtgaactttttattaatttcatcaatCTAAAATAGTTATCAATTATCTTTATTTACTATATCAAAgaatatatcttttttcttAACTATATTGGCAAAATACTTTTATACAAAGTATGTAAGACCTATTATTTaggaatacactaaaaataGTGTTCAATGGGGTATCTAGATATTTTTTCATTAACAGTTCGTAgatgatattgatttttgtgaattcaaaataatgatatatcACTagcaatttcaaaacaaatttcTTGCTTTATGCAATGTTTTGGGTTAATGATATTTTACCTACTTAACCATAAATTTGATGTACTATGTAGAAAAGAACTTGATTTCTCTTTTCGGCAAAACAAATCTTTATGGAAGTAGTATGTAACTATAAAAAGCATAGTGCCTTTAATATACATGGAAAAtctataataaacaaaaaatatataaatgcatgaaattcttaattatggtaAGTTGATTTTAGATAGgtataaaaaaaggaaagtaaataaatttgggaccaccaatttaaattgtaattgaatgaTAGAGGGTAATTAGATGGATTTAATTATATAAGGGGTGAAAATAGCAGTAGCACCACTCTTAGAATTcggtcaaaggaaaaaaaaaacgacagaAATGGAAATTAAAATCAAGTCAGAAAACGACAGcaaaatccaaattcaaattaatacGGATCACAAATCTGAATGCAATTACTGTTCAAGTCTTACGTATCTAAGAGGCAAACATCTTGAAGAGGAACAATTGAAGCAACAAGTATGGCAATAAACGAGCCCTCGAATATGCTCGGCgaagaacagcccaagtgccaaaactttgaaaaggtacacttaagtgccaatttcggAGTAAagtggatcacttaagtgccactccggccaaaatccaaCCAAATAGCTAACGTGGTAATTTTTCGAGTTAGgtgcaaaacaacgttgttttgcacgccgacgtgcgagaaaatacaaaaacgacgtcgttttagctcgatgtgtaaataattaatataaaaattaattaaattaaatttaaacttagttttatttaaaatattctaaaaaataaaatttaaagggGGGAGGGGCGAAGGGGCACTGAGGGCTGTCATTCTCGAtaacggagggggagggtcggcggggtcgcccGGCCCTCGGCCAACCAGCggcgagggccatgaccctcacctagatctcgggcgagggctcacgggccctcgccgtcggttgGCCAGCATTGCCGGCCCTTGGCTAGGGCCCGACAACCTCGGCCAATGCTCCCCCAccatcgccgacccttcccgATGATGGCGGGGAGGTGGcaggcccgcgagccctcgcccggatcggggGCGATCCGGCAAGGGCTCGTGGCTCTCGCCGCTAGTCGGCCGGGAGTCGGTGACCTCGGCCagccccctccgtcgccgggcCTTCCGGCGGCAACGAGagagctcggccctcggccaCCCCCTTCgccccctttttaattttaagttttttatttttagaatattttaaataaaattaagtttaaatttaattcaattaatttttttattaattatttacacatcagacacaaaatgacgtcgtttttgcatttttttcgccacatcagcatgcaaaacgatgccgttttgcacccaactcgccggaaaattgtcACGCCAACTTGGccagagtggcacttaagtgatccactTTACTAAAccgacacttaagtgtacatttccaaagttttgacacttaaatgtccttCCGtttcaagttttggcacttcagATGTCCCAAACTTGAATATGCTCTCAAGAAACTTACATAAATCCAAAGaatatttggaataaaaaaaggttAATTTTAGTGGGTCTTGAGAATCTTGTCTTGCGTCACCAATCTTTCGTGCCAAGCAAAGTTAGCTCGAATCCACATTGCAAATTGTACATATTCTATCGATTTTaaagatatttcaatttttcatataACAAACAGACCCTTTAAGAGGTATATAAGTAAGGgatgaataattaatttatggtCTCTTGAAGGCTTTTGTTTCACCACATTCCATGATCTCCGAAGGCAACTTGCCCACCTTCTCGACACCTTCTTCAAACACCACGCCCATGCCCATATGGAAATGAGACTATATGGCAATGGAATGCCCAAAATGCCCGGGTTATCTGCCACAAACCTCAGGGCGGTCCACCCGTAAGGGTGGATTGCGACCGGGTTCTTCGTGATCGGGTTCGccaaattgtatttttttgggtcattgtCGACATTGAATTCCCCCGTCCCGTATCCGAGGACCCAGAAATCGTGGCCGTGGAGGTGCCACGGGTGCGTCTCGCTGTTGTTTTGTGGTCATGGTGTTTTCATTTTGCAGTATAATGTCCACTGTGGAGTTGAACTTTAGTCTATAGATTGCGTGGCTAGAGGTGGCATTGGCGTTGTTCGCAACGCGGTAGATGTCATAATTCGTGAAGTCGTGCAGCCGATCAAGCGGTGAGTGCTGATCGAACGCGGTGGAGATTCTCCTTGAGGGCGACCAGGTATGGCGTATGCGGGAGCGTGAACGACACATTGTTCACGGACCAACGGTAATAACCGTCGATCGTGTTCTGTGTGTTGAGGAGCACAATCACTCGGTCCGAATTTGGCGGCGGAGTGTGGACGTATCCTTGGTGGGCTTTGATCGCCACGCTCTGTGCCAATCGCGGCGCGATGTCATTCCAGATCGGGCTGGCGGTGGTTCGGGTAGTAATCGAGGATGGCCAGACTGGGAGCGGTCGTGGCCGTGGCGTTCCGGCCCTCGATGTTGGTCGTGATCCAGTAGTTTTTCGACGGTTCttggtcaattttgatcaaGACAGAGTATGTCTCGCCCGAGTAACTGAACAGATTTTGGGCCACAATCGGCTCTACATAGTGCCTGTCCGCTTCAACTATGGTCATGTTGTGACCCTGCAAAATAAAGTTAAATTCGTCACATCCAAGTAGTAAATTCCAACGTACTAGTCTTTCAATGCTGTGTCCAAGaagcattttaaattttagttgtAATATAAAGAAGATCAAATAATATCTCTCccccccacacacacacacaaaaaatgCGTATGTACGTAAAAGTGCATAAAACGTTGTTCGACTTTTTTTCGGTACAAGGGGAAATTCTTATTTGCTCAGCAAGTGGAAACTCATTTAATATTTGACCTACATCAAGATTGCCGTTCACGACTTCTCCTCGTATCTTGACCTCCCTCCCTCTCGTTGACTCCATATGTATAAcatataacatatatatatatatatatatatatatatatatatatcatatgcCAAATTGTCAATTTAACATTTCGTCACCGTTCCCTAAACTTTAGtctaatgaaaatttcaaatattccaattgaaaagttgaaCTTATTAAGTTGAATGAAATCAAAATGTGTAAGGTCATTGtaaatgtgagattttgtggaatcACCATTCACTGCTCTAAAAGTTCAAATTATAGAGGAAAgagtgatttaatatttaaacatTCCATCATTCTGCTTTACACTTAGTCTGATCTTTTTGCCTAATACTAAGTCTAGAAGTTTTTCATTGAGGAGGTAAGTAGGGACCTGGAAAGAATCAAACTTAGGACCTTTTGATTTTAATACCATGTGAGATTGGTCCCACTAACTACTCTAaagctacgtttggtcgtctgGATTTCTAAACAAGATATAATTGGACAGGATATGATAAGAAATTCATGGATTTTGTAATATCACATCCACtttgggaaaagtgttaaaaaagtcctaaaccttttgcgtttgtaccaatttagtcataaaccattttttggtgccaattaagtcataaacttttttacgttatgccaattcagtcctttctggccaattttgatcggattttgctgattggacgTTGGCCTGGGTCGCCGACGAAGCTCGATCGCCGACGTGGACAaccttaataattttttaatattttttaattttttctttttctttttccttctcctccttcttcctccagccggttgTCGGACCTCGGTGACCAGCTAgagaggtcgaggtcgacctcgccggccaccttgctagtggccgtgagggcggcctcgcgctgggtggcgaggctcaacctcaccaaatccggcaagggcgagccttgctTGCCCGGCACAAGACCGCCCTCGCCGAATGTGGCGaggatcgagcctcgcccacgaTCGGCGAGGGCCAGCCGCTAGCCGGGCACGAGGCTAGATTGAGGCCACCTGGCCACAAGGGCAGCCTTGCGCCGGGCTGGCGGGGCTCACCCTCGTTGAccgtgggcgaggctcgacctcgccggatctcggcaaGGGTGAGCCCCACCGCCCAGCCTCAAGGGCGGCCTCACGCTAGGATGGTGGGGCTCGCCGTCAGCCTCGAACCCCGAGCACGTAACAACCCTTTCCCTTGGTCAATTGAAAGTAACGTCCCAAGACTCGTTGAcaaccattcattttaatctttcattatgcGCAAGCGGAAAACAAAAACATCCCCCAATCAAACATACAATCAAGCAATCAAATAGAGATAGAGGATGAACAGCAAGAATAACAGCAACTACTCgcatatatacatttttattGGATTAACCAATGAAGAATCGTTTCCAATTTACAAGCCCGCCAAAGGGGCCGATCCATCCTCTAAGCTAGACCAAAATGAAACTAGGCTAGGCTAATCCAACTATACAAAACGAACTCTCGGGCTCAACACCCCTATCACTCAAACCCATTAGACTCGGGCTCCATCGAGTCGTAGTCGAAGGCATTCGGGTTGATCTCTAGTGAAGAGAAGGTAGGATTCTCCACTGCACCGTTAGGAAGGTCCAGCTCCATGGGATCCCAGTCAACATCCTCGGGGCCCCTACCGAGCAGTCCGTCAAAACCTCACAGCGAACCGATCAGCATATCTCCCTCCCAGATAAACCACGCTAGGAACCGATGGGGTATTCATTGCCCCGGTCCCTCATCCACCCAGATGGTGGAGAGATACTTCTCGTATAGATGCACCCGACCCGGGAAGCGATGGTGCATCACGATGGTCTCCCAGTCTTTAGGGATCCCAAATCGCACCAGCGGGTGCGCCATTCTAAGGGCCTAAAAGTAGTTAtataataaccagtgagataaaatctcagcaagtCCTCCCCCTAAGCTCCAgttagtacaccaactcaacttAGGGTATCTCTCCAGAACCACCCCACAAACAAACCAACGACTAACAACCAACATATAACAATAGCCACGGTCAATCAACAATCAAATAGTCGGTTTGCATGCAACCTTACCCggtatgccataccctgcacgtTATATCTCAGCacaatacacgcaatgcacatggccattagatgatgcagTTCATCAATCACGTGCGAGTCGCGTCACAAGTgatctcacctggccattgccacaccctgcACATTATCAATTCATGCGTGCATGCCATAAAATAATGTAATCAGCTCATGCATAATCGGAACCAATGGTGTCATATTTCTCATACACTCTTGCATCCACATGTGGTCCAATTATTATTGCCCCTCAGGGCTACAACAGAACCTTTGTTGGTGTCTCCGATAAATCAGACTATCACTCCCCGGTCTCTTATCGGGGCAGCAGGTAAATCAATTATCACCCCCCCGAACTCCTGTTGAGGTGGCGGGTTCAACTTAGTGATCATGCAAGCATACCACCATAACCCACTTTTTATCTTTGAGCATTAGCCAATGCACACATGCTTGCATATACAAcctcaaatcattttctcataaaagCGGTCCATTTCCAATGTCCCTCGGACAAACCATTCTTCCGTTTTTGTGGAAACCATACGATTCAGGTGGATGTCCATGCAATGACACCTCCAATTCATATCATAAGATCAAAACACATAAAACAAGGCAATTTTTCGCTTATGGATGAACAGTGCGCGTGAACAAAGTGCACATGAATAGtataatttcataattcaataattaataaattaaattcagaaattaagcaaaaccttaattaaaataaacaatcaattaattaaggctaaacatgcttaattaaaCACAAAACACAATTAAGCAACAAAAAGCAagattagcctaaactaatcttaACCATCTATCTAACAacctatcttagggctaataGAACTTAATTAAACCCCTTAAACTAGAATTAGCCATAACTAAACTAACcataagcaagtttaggcactaaatGAAGGATTAGGGGCTAAACTCACCCATTAAGCGGGCCGGGGACACGGACGCCGCAGCAATGATGAAGGCGACACACTAGGACCTCAACCATAACGATCTAAGTCAGTCCCAAGGCTGAAACAGCAGCAACAAACTCAGACTCCCTTTGCAACACTAAAAAACTAGACTGCCGGAGGAGAAAATAAGCTGAACGGGCTGGCCGGAGCTCCAGCGAGCGGTTGGCCAGTGATTGGTGGCACTTGAGGGTCAATGGGGACTTGCTGGTGGTTGGGCTGGGTGGAGGCTAGGTCGGAATGGGAGGAAAATAGTTGAATTGGCGAAACAGGCGGAGCAGTACAAGGACCAGGCGGGTTGGCCGACGGTGGCTTCTAGCCGATCAACGGGTCAGCCGGTGGCTCCAACCGACGAATGACCACCTCAGGCTATACAGATTGGATGTCCTGAGCATGGTGGGGGGTGGCACGGGTGGTGATTCTCACGGGAAGGCAACAAACAACTCAACTTTTTGGAGGAAGGTCAACAGgataagaagaaggaagaagaagaagaaacaaggggagagagagcTGCGAATTCCTTGGGgctgaagaggaggagagagagtgaagtgagAGCTGCTTTCAAGGCCTCATCAAGGCCATTAATGGCTTGCTTCAACTCCCCATGCAAGTGACATcatcttctatttcttcttttgacttttgctCACAACTACTAGgggcaaaatggtcatttcaccTTGCATATTTCTCAATCTGCCCTTGGGCTAAAAAAGAAAGGTGGGCCTAAGAAGCAGGCTAGTAAATGAATAGGAATGGGCTCAGGAATTGGTTGGGCTCGAAATGGCTCAAGGTTAGACAATGGGCTCGGAAGGTAAATTAGTCGGTTGGGTCCAACGGGCTCACTTGCTTGCCTTGGGCCTACCATGGTGGTTGTCCCACCTTGGGCCTGAGGCCCACACTGACCTTGCCCGGCCTACGTCCTCATAGGCTCACTTCCTCGGTCCGTAAGTCCTTTTTCCAACTACTCGGCTTAACTGCCATTATCGACTGCCGAAGTAGCATCGTCCAAAAGTCCATCCTGGACGTTCCCGAAAATTCGAAGTCCAATCTTGGATTCTCATGCCATGACAATTTCGCCTGTATGCCATTTTGGTACAACTTAGATTGACAGGCAGCTTCGAGGACTCACGAATAACCGACTCgtgccaaaccacgttcaagaTATCTTGACATATGGATGTCCTTGACTACCTGAAATTGCAGAGGATAGATTCGTATTCCAAAGTACACGATTACCAAGAATCGACATAGGGTTGTTCGCGGGCTCGATATCAGTAAACGGAATCACCCGTAGTCCCATTATGTTCTGTCCACGAATCGACTTCTAGTTGTCCCTGAAATCAGCCTGCCTATCTACAGGATCGTCCTCACACAAGTCTCATGATCAAGTCATTTTCCTAGGTCAAGTTCTTTAGCTGCACgagttctgtcctcattagtctttcccctcaaggtcagtatctcaggagtgatcaattttgAGTGAGATCAATCAACAATGCATTGAAGAAATTCACGTTCAATCATCCCTCAAAGGGCTCGACTTTCAGGACCTCACACTCGCCCTCACCGGTCGTGGacaagggtcgagcctcgccgaccatgggtgaggctcgaccctcgccaccTAGCGCGAGGTTGCCCTCGcagccattggcgaggtggctggcaaggtcgacctcgaccttgcCGACCATtgcctttgg
Above is a window of Eucalyptus grandis isolate ANBG69807.140 chromosome 9, ASM1654582v1, whole genome shotgun sequence DNA encoding:
- the LOC108955161 gene encoding probable LRR receptor-like serine/threonine-protein kinase At4g29180, which encodes MHPTDDHSKVLIWSKRLQIDVDAAQGLDYLHNGCKPPIIHRDLKTSNILLNEDFRAKIADFGLSRAFAAENDSHMSTHPAGTFGYLGPEFQSSRNCDKKSDVYSFGIVLFELITGQPAVMRSQDGSEPMHILQWLIPIVESGDIRRMMDPRLQGEFNTNSAWKVVEIAMSCTQRRAIERPDINLVLAELKESLVSNSSGSFEVTSSEIYCDSVPMAR